From the genome of Candidatus Methylopumilus turicensis, one region includes:
- a CDS encoding FKBP-type peptidyl-prolyl cis-trans isomerase: protein MQIAMNTVVSMTYELRDSEGTVLESSAEPVSYLHGGYDNIFPRVEEELHGKAIGDSVEITLEPADAFGEYDETLVQMEPIAAFPSKDLKVGMQFEGEDETGDVILYTVTNIDDGKVVVDGNHPWAGERVLFKATVTGVRSAVEEEVAHGHVHGAGGHHH from the coding sequence ATGCAAATCGCCATGAACACCGTAGTATCCATGACTTATGAACTCCGCGACAGCGAAGGCACTGTGCTTGAATCAAGCGCAGAGCCTGTTAGCTACTTACACGGTGGTTATGACAACATTTTCCCACGCGTTGAAGAAGAGCTTCACGGCAAAGCGATTGGTGATTCTGTTGAAATCACACTTGAGCCAGCAGATGCGTTTGGTGAATACGATGAGACATTGGTGCAAATGGAACCGATCGCAGCGTTTCCAAGCAAAGACTTAAAAGTCGGCATGCAATTTGAAGGTGAAGACGAAACTGGCGATGTCATTTTATACACCGTGACTAACATTGATGACGGCAAAGTCGTTGTAGATGGCAACCATCCTTGGGCAGGCGAACGTGTGCTATTCAAAGCAACCGTGACTGGCGTGCGTTCAGCGGTCGAAGAAGAAGTGGCGCATGGCCACGTGCATGGCGCTGGCGGTCACCACCACTAA
- the mutS gene encoding DNA mismatch repair protein MutS codes for MISEKDNLTPFMRQYLAVKAQHPDMLVFYRMGDFYELFFEDAEKAARLLGITLTKRGTHNGEPIKMAGVPYHAAEQYLAKLTKMGEAVAICEQIGDPAKSKGIVDRQVVRILTPGTLTDSALLDDTKDNWLLALCFGEGLVGLARINLASGDLILSEIAPGLLAQELDRIAPAELLFADNVSHIAVQNAACSKKRFSAWQFDLDSAKTLLTKQLNTHDLDGYGCADLSLAIAAAGALLDYVKHTQRTTLPHINGLSVEQSSQFVQLDGATRRNLEIDQTIRGEASPTLYSLLNTTKTAMGARLLRYWLHHPLRDLNTVSARHDAVSALMQADETTIRDALRNIGDIERISTRVALRTARPRDLSALRDSLAQLPALQAALSKVEADVVKQIAQDLSVPQGAFNLLVQAIQPEPSSVLREGGVIADGYDAELDELRGMQANCGEFLLKYEAEERERSGLANLKVEYNSVHGFYIEISRAQAENAPAEYRRRQTLKNAERFITPELKAFEDKVLSANDRALAREKMLYELVLDQLAPEINALQANAVAVAQLDVLSTFAERARSLNYVAPEFVTEDGIHIVGGRHPVVEQIAQPFIANDVALSPYRQLLLITGPNMGGKSTFMRQTALIVLLAHCGCFVPAQSAKIGKIDRIFTRIGASDDLAGGRSTFMVEMTETANILNNATANSLVLLDEIGRGTSTFDGLSLAWACAKQLLEKNRSYTLFATHYFELTRLVEEFKQVANVHLDAAEHGNGIVFLHRVQEGAANQSYGLQVAVLAGIPKSVVASAKRKLIQLEKQNVASGPQADMFVTEEAPEAPIHPVVGELELVDPDDLTPKQALEALYRLKALLS; via the coding sequence ATGATCTCTGAAAAAGACAATCTCACCCCATTTATGCGGCAGTACCTGGCAGTCAAAGCCCAGCATCCCGACATGTTGGTGTTTTATCGCATGGGTGATTTTTACGAATTGTTTTTTGAAGACGCCGAAAAAGCAGCGCGATTATTAGGCATTACCCTTACTAAGCGCGGTACGCACAATGGTGAGCCCATTAAAATGGCAGGGGTGCCATATCATGCCGCCGAGCAGTATTTAGCTAAACTCACCAAAATGGGCGAGGCGGTGGCCATTTGCGAGCAAATTGGCGATCCGGCTAAAAGTAAAGGCATTGTGGATCGGCAAGTGGTGCGTATCCTGACGCCAGGCACGCTCACAGATAGTGCCTTACTAGACGATACAAAAGACAACTGGTTATTAGCGCTTTGTTTTGGCGAAGGCTTGGTTGGCTTGGCACGTATTAACTTGGCTTCGGGGGATTTAATCTTGAGCGAGATTGCGCCAGGCTTATTAGCGCAAGAACTCGATCGCATCGCGCCAGCCGAGTTGCTGTTTGCAGATAATGTGAGTCATATTGCGGTTCAAAATGCGGCTTGTTCTAAAAAACGATTTAGCGCTTGGCAGTTTGATTTAGATTCAGCCAAAACGCTCCTCACCAAACAATTGAATACCCATGATTTAGATGGCTACGGTTGTGCCGATTTAAGCTTGGCAATTGCCGCGGCAGGCGCTTTGCTGGATTATGTGAAGCATACCCAACGCACCACCTTGCCGCACATTAATGGTTTAAGCGTTGAGCAGTCTAGTCAGTTTGTGCAATTAGATGGCGCAACGCGTCGAAACCTAGAAATTGACCAAACCATTCGTGGCGAAGCATCACCAACGCTGTATTCACTTCTTAACACCACAAAAACAGCCATGGGCGCACGTTTGCTGCGTTATTGGTTGCATCATCCATTACGTGATTTAAATACGGTTTCAGCCCGTCACGATGCAGTTTCAGCATTGATGCAAGCAGATGAAACAACGATACGCGATGCCTTGCGCAATATTGGCGATATTGAGCGGATTAGCACCCGCGTGGCACTCAGAACAGCGCGTCCAAGAGACTTATCAGCACTGCGTGACAGCTTGGCGCAGTTGCCAGCCTTGCAAGCTGCGTTGAGTAAGGTAGAGGCTGACGTGGTCAAGCAGATTGCTCAGGATTTAAGCGTGCCGCAAGGCGCATTCAATCTGCTTGTGCAGGCCATTCAGCCAGAGCCTTCAAGCGTGCTGAGAGAAGGGGGCGTGATTGCCGATGGCTATGATGCAGAGCTAGATGAGCTTCGCGGCATGCAGGCGAATTGCGGTGAGTTTTTGCTAAAGTATGAAGCAGAAGAGCGCGAGCGCAGTGGGCTTGCGAATTTGAAAGTGGAATACAACAGCGTGCATGGTTTTTATATTGAGATTAGCCGCGCACAAGCTGAAAATGCGCCCGCTGAATATCGTCGTCGCCAAACGCTTAAAAACGCTGAGCGTTTTATTACCCCAGAATTAAAAGCCTTTGAGGACAAAGTACTCTCAGCCAACGATCGTGCTTTAGCGCGCGAAAAAATGTTATATGAACTGGTGCTCGACCAATTAGCGCCAGAGATTAATGCCCTGCAAGCCAATGCGGTGGCGGTTGCGCAGCTTGATGTCTTAAGTACATTTGCAGAGCGGGCACGTTCGCTTAACTACGTGGCGCCGGAATTTGTGACGGAAGATGGCATCCATATTGTGGGCGGCCGCCACCCTGTGGTGGAACAGATTGCCCAGCCATTTATTGCTAACGATGTGGCGCTTTCACCTTATCGCCAATTGCTACTGATTACTGGCCCGAATATGGGCGGTAAATCCACCTTTATGCGCCAAACAGCGTTGATTGTGTTGCTCGCGCATTGTGGCTGTTTTGTGCCCGCGCAGTCTGCAAAAATTGGCAAGATTGATCGCATCTTTACCCGTATTGGCGCTTCTGATGACTTAGCGGGTGGTCGTTCAACCTTTATGGTGGAGATGACAGAAACCGCGAATATTTTGAATAACGCAACAGCCAATAGCTTGGTCTTGCTCGATGAAATTGGGCGCGGCACATCCACTTTTGATGGTTTAAGTTTAGCTTGGGCGTGTGCGAAACAATTGCTTGAAAAAAATCGTAGCTACACACTGTTTGCGACGCATTACTTTGAGCTGACCAGATTAGTGGAAGAGTTTAAACAAGTGGCAAACGTCCATTTGGATGCGGCGGAACACGGCAATGGGATTGTGTTTTTACATCGAGTACAAGAGGGCGCTGCGAATCAAAGTTATGGCTTGCAAGTGGCTGTACTGGCGGGTATTCCCAAAAGTGTGGTGGCGTCAGCCAAGCGTAAACTGATTCAACTTGAAAAGCAGAACGTGGCCTCAGGCCCACAGGCGGATATGTTTGTGACAGAGGAAGCGCCCGAAGCCCCGATACACCCTGTGGTGGGTGAGCTTGAGCTGGTTGATCCTGATGACTTAACCCCCAAGCAAGCTTTAGAGGCTTTATATCGCCTTAAAGCCTTACTCAGCTAA
- a CDS encoding pilus assembly protein TadG-related protein: MMPILKCFNKTKQQGNVLILIALMLPVLLSFVALAIDIGRIYVVKNELQNAADAAALRGAAVLPKPDAAFPTANYAHPNWVYAQAQAQSAVGLNQAANRNLSDALVEVGYWNVHQTPEGVQAISITPTLFDKPAVRVTIRLATGHNGGALNLFFAPIFGESFQEVSATSLALIAAPAQVSPGALFPTAMASCLFTYYWDAAAGKPKIDPATGKPYVFKIGSAYHYPPCASGEWTTFGVDANNVGAIRDLIQNGNPGPLSIGQNVWVQTGSKTALYADVIFPKDVLVAVVANVDTHSFQPIVAFAPFHITNSVGGASKYVEGYFIDDYKGSLTDIGDGSGVDYGAYTPPILAQ, encoded by the coding sequence ATGATGCCGATACTTAAATGTTTTAACAAAACAAAACAACAAGGCAATGTGCTGATATTAATCGCGTTGATGTTGCCAGTGTTGCTATCGTTTGTGGCCTTAGCCATCGATATTGGGCGGATTTATGTTGTGAAAAACGAATTGCAAAATGCAGCAGATGCGGCCGCTTTGCGCGGGGCAGCGGTGCTACCAAAACCTGATGCGGCTTTTCCTACTGCTAACTATGCGCACCCTAATTGGGTCTATGCGCAAGCGCAGGCGCAAAGTGCTGTGGGGTTAAATCAGGCGGCTAATCGCAATTTGAGTGATGCTTTGGTTGAAGTGGGTTATTGGAATGTGCATCAAACACCAGAGGGCGTGCAGGCCATCAGCATTACCCCAACGTTGTTTGATAAGCCAGCTGTGCGGGTTACCATTAGGCTGGCGACCGGTCACAACGGTGGGGCGTTAAATTTATTTTTTGCCCCTATTTTTGGTGAAAGTTTTCAAGAAGTCTCTGCGACTTCCTTGGCTTTAATCGCCGCGCCAGCGCAAGTTTCGCCAGGCGCTTTATTCCCCACCGCGATGGCAAGCTGTTTGTTCACGTATTATTGGGATGCGGCAGCAGGCAAGCCTAAGATTGATCCTGCCACGGGTAAGCCCTATGTTTTTAAGATTGGGTCGGCTTATCATTACCCGCCTTGTGCTTCTGGTGAGTGGACGACATTTGGCGTGGATGCGAACAATGTGGGTGCAATTCGTGATTTGATTCAAAATGGGAATCCGGGGCCATTAAGCATCGGACAAAATGTATGGGTGCAAACGGGGTCTAAAACTGCGCTATATGCGGATGTGATTTTCCCTAAGGATGTGTTGGTCGCTGTTGTGGCGAATGTGGACACACACAGCTTTCAGCCGATTGTTGCCTTCGCGCCATTTCATATTACAAACTCCGTAGGGGGCGCTAGTAAGTATGTTGAGGGCTATTTTATCGATGATTACAAAGGTTCGTTGACCGATATTGGCGACGGTAGCGGCGTGGATTATGGGGCTTATACGCCACCTATTTTGGCGCAGTAG
- a CDS encoding TadE/TadG family type IV pilus assembly protein has product MRKLALMAAKKKGMNGGALVEFALVLPLLLTLVFGIVEFSVVLYDKAVMTNASREAARAGVIFRTPALTDAEIMAVATNACANHLISFGNATPTVTLSRTGGSTAGNPLTVTVSYPFTGLMLGNLIGPLFGSNAITATTTMVYE; this is encoded by the coding sequence ATGCGTAAATTGGCTTTAATGGCGGCGAAGAAAAAAGGCATGAATGGCGGTGCCCTAGTTGAGTTTGCTCTGGTGTTGCCTTTGCTATTGACGCTGGTGTTCGGCATTGTGGAGTTTAGCGTCGTGCTTTATGACAAAGCTGTCATGACCAATGCAAGCCGTGAGGCCGCAAGAGCAGGCGTGATTTTCAGAACGCCGGCTTTAACGGATGCTGAGATTATGGCTGTCGCGACTAATGCTTGTGCAAATCATTTGATTAGTTTTGGCAATGCCACACCGACGGTTACATTAAGCAGGACTGGCGGCTCAACCGCTGGGAATCCACTCACAGTGACGGTGAGTTATCCTTTTACGGGTTTAATGTTGGGTAATTTAATTGGGCCCTTGTTTGGGAGTAATGCCATTACCGCCACGACCACAATGGTGTATGAATGA
- a CDS encoding type II secretion system F family protein, with protein sequence MHVDYLMFYALIVVTFVAVVTFVLGIRAFFDQRFVGKRLNQVLEQMQLDAFASNNKMLGRRWNAILDSLSKMSLPKEGWQDSHIHLKFLRAGIRGAMAPRIYFALKSVLTLGVPILIGLFFWPYGHSLGFAKFSLILLALASLGYYLPEIYLDSRTKRRMKDCQQGLPDLIDLLVICTESGLGLDAALNRVSKEIVRTNPYLAEELYLTNLEIRAGSGRNAALKGLALRVNSDSVHNLVSMLVQADRFGTSVSDSLRVQAGLMRIQRMQVAEEIASKIPVKMLVPMIFCIFPSLLIVIIGPAIIQLRTLF encoded by the coding sequence ATGCATGTCGACTACCTCATGTTTTATGCACTGATTGTGGTGACTTTTGTTGCGGTGGTCACTTTTGTCTTGGGCATACGTGCTTTTTTTGATCAGCGTTTTGTTGGTAAGCGCCTCAATCAAGTGTTAGAACAGATGCAGCTCGATGCATTTGCAAGTAATAATAAAATGCTTGGGCGCCGCTGGAATGCGATTTTAGACTCTTTATCCAAGATGTCTTTGCCTAAAGAAGGATGGCAAGATTCCCATATTCATCTGAAATTTTTGCGCGCGGGTATTCGTGGTGCAATGGCCCCCCGAATTTACTTTGCGCTCAAATCGGTGCTCACTTTGGGTGTGCCTATTTTAATCGGATTGTTTTTTTGGCCTTACGGTCATTCATTAGGGTTTGCTAAATTTAGTTTGATTTTGCTTGCGCTAGCGAGCCTGGGCTATTACTTACCTGAAATCTATTTAGATTCACGCACTAAAAGGCGTATGAAAGATTGTCAGCAAGGCTTGCCAGATTTAATTGACTTGTTGGTCATTTGTACCGAGTCTGGATTGGGTTTGGATGCCGCGCTTAATCGCGTTTCAAAAGAAATTGTCCGCACCAACCCCTATCTTGCAGAAGAGCTTTATTTAACGAATTTAGAAATTCGTGCGGGCTCAGGTCGTAATGCGGCACTTAAAGGCTTGGCTTTGCGCGTTAACTCAGACTCAGTGCATAACTTGGTCTCGATGCTCGTACAAGCAGATCGCTTTGGTACCAGCGTTTCTGATTCGCTTCGGGTGCAGGCGGGGCTAATGCGTATTCAACGCATGCAAGTGGCAGAAGAAATCGCCTCTAAAATCCCCGTCAAAATGTTAGTGCCGATGATTTTTTGTATTTTCCCATCGCTGCTGATTGTGATTATTGGCCCAGCGATTATCCAATTGAGGACATTGTTTTGA
- a CDS encoding type II secretion system F family protein, protein MMPLWLIEFLPLLALCMLMVAVLLVLSFWSRHYSSHAKARNKRLGDIVNMRSSMSDEELIRSASSDDARWPIGTNISLSTELEEMLKLMLIRADVEMSAVRLVTIALSIAVFSFLILLLVAHLSALTLLLVSLLLSALPFFYIMHLQAKRSAKIEKQLPEALDFICRSLRAGHALSVTFGIVGDELPQPIAKEFKTVFEEINFGLPFNEAMTNFAVRTNSNDINFLVVGLLIQREAGGNLIELLENLSKTIRDRMILSGKIRVLASEGKYSGILLSVLPFVLGGILTAMNPKYMSLLWTSEAGQRLVMTSIAMIIVGALWMWKISRIKV, encoded by the coding sequence ATGATGCCGCTTTGGTTAATTGAATTTTTACCACTGCTTGCATTATGCATGCTGATGGTTGCTGTGCTTTTGGTGTTGTCGTTTTGGTCGCGTCACTATAGCAGTCATGCCAAAGCGCGCAATAAGCGATTAGGTGATATTGTGAACATGCGGAGTTCAATGTCGGATGAGGAGTTGATTAGATCGGCTTCTTCGGATGATGCGAGATGGCCTATCGGCACTAACATCAGCCTCTCTACTGAGTTAGAGGAAATGTTGAAGCTGATGCTTATTCGCGCAGACGTTGAAATGAGCGCGGTGCGTTTGGTGACCATTGCTCTTTCAATTGCAGTGTTCAGCTTTTTAATCTTGTTATTAGTCGCGCATTTAAGTGCATTGACCTTGCTTTTGGTGAGTCTCTTGTTGAGTGCACTTCCATTTTTTTACATCATGCACTTGCAAGCAAAGCGTAGCGCGAAAATTGAAAAACAATTACCTGAGGCACTCGATTTTATTTGCCGCTCTTTAAGAGCAGGGCATGCACTTTCAGTGACATTTGGTATTGTTGGGGATGAGTTACCGCAACCGATTGCCAAAGAATTTAAGACGGTGTTTGAAGAAATTAACTTTGGTTTGCCATTTAATGAAGCTATGACGAATTTTGCGGTGAGAACCAACAGTAATGACATTAACTTTTTAGTGGTCGGACTTTTAATCCAACGCGAAGCGGGCGGCAACTTAATTGAATTGCTAGAGAATTTATCTAAAACGATTCGTGATCGCATGATTTTGAGCGGAAAAATTAGAGTGTTGGCTTCTGAAGGAAAATATTCAGGTATTTTGCTGAGTGTGTTGCCTTTTGTACTGGGCGGCATTTTGACGGCAATGAACCCCAAGTACATGTCTTTGCTTTGGACTTCTGAGGCAGGGCAGCGGCTTGTGATGACAAGTATCGCCATGATTATTGTCGGTGCGTTGTGGATGTGGAAAATTTCAAGGATTAAGGTGTAA
- a CDS encoding CpaF family protein, with protein sequence MGLLRDQIGQWSYGDPKPYTKVGAAIIGDDKSQLESHSHMMSSAAPSNKRMQPSFYVAKVKLHQSLLSRMDLAAAETMPSEQLSHVLHGLINKLIDEQSLPVNNDERHQLIADLQNEILGLGPLEPLLADPSITEILVNRYDTVFVERKGRLEQVPIQFNDDEHLLRIIDKIVSRVGRRIDESSPMADARLPDGSRVNAIIPPISLDGPTLSIRRFSVVPLRIEDLIQKQALTKGMAEFLAAMVAAKTSILISGGTGSGKTTLLNILSCFIPEGERIITIEDTAELQLQQSHVVRLETRPQNIEGKGEVPMRALVRNSLRMRPDRIVLGEVRGGEVIDMLQAMNTGHEGSLTTIHANTSRDALSRLENLVSMGGVNMLAKTLRQQISSAIHIVIQMARLTDGSRKITSIQEITGMEGDVIVMQEIFTYERTGTGNNGLVLGNFMATGVRPHVADRIKTWGIQLSDDLFQPGVIE encoded by the coding sequence ATGGGCTTACTTAGGGATCAAATAGGTCAGTGGAGTTACGGCGACCCCAAGCCTTATACCAAGGTTGGTGCTGCGATCATAGGGGATGATAAGTCCCAGCTTGAATCGCACAGCCATATGATGTCTTCAGCGGCACCCTCGAACAAAAGAATGCAGCCAAGCTTTTATGTAGCCAAAGTGAAGCTGCATCAAAGTTTGCTCTCTCGTATGGATTTGGCGGCTGCCGAAACGATGCCTAGCGAGCAGCTCAGTCATGTGCTGCATGGCCTTATTAACAAGCTGATTGATGAGCAATCTTTACCCGTTAACAATGACGAGCGTCATCAACTCATCGCGGATCTACAAAATGAGATTCTGGGGCTTGGCCCGCTGGAGCCATTGTTAGCTGATCCCTCCATTACTGAGATTCTGGTGAACCGTTACGATACCGTGTTTGTCGAGCGTAAAGGCCGCTTGGAGCAGGTGCCCATTCAGTTTAACGATGATGAGCATTTGCTCAGAATTATCGACAAAATTGTGTCACGCGTTGGGCGGCGTATTGATGAATCTAGTCCGATGGCGGATGCCCGCTTACCGGATGGCTCACGTGTGAATGCGATTATCCCGCCGATATCCTTAGATGGTCCAACCTTGTCGATTCGTCGTTTTTCGGTGGTGCCTTTACGAATTGAAGACTTAATTCAAAAACAAGCCTTAACCAAAGGCATGGCGGAGTTTTTAGCGGCGATGGTGGCCGCTAAAACCAGTATCTTGATTTCAGGCGGCACGGGCTCTGGTAAAACCACCTTGCTGAATATTTTGTCCTGCTTTATTCCTGAAGGTGAACGCATTATCACCATTGAAGACACCGCTGAATTGCAACTGCAACAGTCGCATGTGGTGCGACTAGAAACGCGTCCTCAAAATATTGAAGGGAAAGGCGAGGTACCCATGCGTGCTTTGGTACGTAACTCTCTGCGTATGCGCCCAGATCGCATCGTCTTGGGTGAGGTACGTGGGGGTGAGGTGATTGATATGTTGCAAGCCATGAACACTGGCCATGAAGGTTCGCTCACCACGATCCATGCCAATACCTCGCGCGACGCACTAAGCCGTTTAGAGAATCTGGTGAGTATGGGCGGGGTCAATATGCTCGCCAAGACGCTGCGTCAGCAAATTAGCTCAGCGATCCATATTGTGATTCAAATGGCACGCTTGACCGACGGTAGCCGCAAAATCACCAGCATTCAGGAAATCACAGGCATGGAAGGGGATGTGATTGTCATGCAAGAAATCTTTACTTACGAGCGAACAGGCACCGGTAACAATGGCCTGGTGTTGGGTAACTTTATGGCCACCGGCGTTCGTCCGCATGTGGCCGACAGAATTAAAACGTGGGGAATTCAGTTGAGTGACGATTTGTTTCAGCCAGGGGTCATTGAGTAA
- a CDS encoding AAA family ATPase has protein sequence MKIVFFSPERFQFAEPKAISTDVLVKLNGAYDQLTQLVMGHHPDVLLIGGFEPSDELLKHVKSLVDALPDSVVAICAPDADSHFLLEAMRAGVREVFSACSAEEITSVIARAKLHLKSTPSDNGVRHGQKLGFISAKGGDGGTCVVANIASALAKDQKNRILVLDLSLSYGDVEIYLTNKTVTNNLMNFTSSVERLDATLLDLMVHHISDNLHLIPSPSTLEDVLRVKSEEVEKLIDILAVHYDYVLIDIGTGIDPISVRIWDKLDRLILTSTMTIPSARRSSQVLHLWKNMGLSASKLYVLISRCGGPTDLSLQDYEHAIGRKVWHVVYREFTGIQESLLRGIPVIDLKPNSKFTDSILEIVSDLNGKPIKRKFSLWAYLGIK, from the coding sequence ATGAAGATTGTTTTCTTTAGCCCTGAAAGATTTCAATTCGCTGAGCCTAAAGCGATATCGACTGATGTGTTGGTTAAGCTCAACGGTGCTTATGATCAGTTAACGCAATTGGTGATGGGCCATCATCCAGATGTGCTCTTGATTGGTGGGTTTGAGCCCAGTGATGAACTTTTGAAGCATGTGAAGTCTTTGGTCGATGCGTTGCCAGATAGTGTAGTGGCCATTTGCGCACCTGATGCTGACTCACACTTTTTATTAGAAGCCATGCGTGCCGGTGTGCGTGAGGTTTTTTCAGCGTGTAGCGCTGAAGAAATTACATCGGTGATTGCACGAGCAAAGCTGCATCTGAAATCTACGCCTTCTGATAACGGCGTGCGCCATGGTCAGAAGCTCGGATTTATCTCTGCAAAAGGCGGAGATGGTGGTACCTGTGTGGTGGCGAATATTGCAAGTGCTTTGGCTAAAGACCAAAAAAATCGCATTTTAGTGCTTGACCTTTCGCTGAGTTATGGCGATGTTGAAATCTATTTGACCAATAAAACGGTCACCAATAACTTAATGAACTTTACCAGCTCTGTGGAGCGGCTTGACGCCACCCTGCTTGATTTAATGGTGCATCACATTTCAGATAATTTGCATTTGATTCCATCGCCTTCGACGCTAGAAGATGTGTTGCGCGTTAAAAGTGAAGAAGTTGAAAAGCTGATTGATATTCTTGCTGTGCACTATGACTATGTGTTGATTGATATCGGCACAGGGATTGACCCCATTTCAGTGCGCATTTGGGATAAGTTGGATCGTCTAATCTTAACTTCAACCATGACGATTCCTTCTGCGCGTCGCTCTTCACAGGTGTTGCATTTGTGGAAGAACATGGGACTTTCAGCCAGTAAGCTTTATGTGTTGATCAGTCGATGTGGCGGGCCGACAGACTTGAGCTTGCAAGATTATGAACATGCGATAGGCCGAAAAGTGTGGCACGTGGTTTATCGCGAGTTTACTGGTATTCAAGAGTCTTTATTGCGCGGCATCCCTGTTATTGATTTAAAGCCCAATTCAAAATTTACTGATTCAATCTTAGAGATTGTCTCGGACCTCAACGGCAAGCCGATTAAAAGGAAGTTCTCGTTATGGGCTTACTTAGGGATCAAATAG
- a CDS encoding type II and III secretion system protein family protein — protein sequence MMNLIHFNKACRMMVVGWFAAFVLTSAAEPAEDVLDGASVATFVGKTKIIRLSSPVTRVAIGDPDIADFKVVSPSEVYVLGKAVGTTSLMLWQKNGKTTTIDTTVGIDLAPLAKTLAKQLPNEKDIVLSSASGSVVLSGAISDSVAADVATSLAEAHVRNLNRYLTGGFRNGATSTVMPNAERAMVQVINLMKVRDPQQVMLEVRVAEISKKLLDRLGVGIGQSSGDVRWNVVSNFAPINGAQQLTGGLGLFQNSGTKLNIDAERSDTLVKILAEPNIVASSGQEGSFLAGGRIFIPVPQSANSNAVTLVEREYGVGLKFIPTVLDGGRINLKVSPEVSELSNVTITAGGTQYPTFTTRSVSTTVQLKNGEHLVIGGLMRNNISQNVKAFPVLGQLPILGVLFRSTEFISDKTELVIIVSPSLVKGTTTTPQAPTDQFVPPSRTDLFIGGKLEGNQ from the coding sequence ATGATGAATCTCATTCATTTTAATAAAGCTTGTCGAATGATGGTGGTGGGTTGGTTCGCAGCCTTTGTACTAACAAGTGCTGCTGAGCCGGCTGAAGATGTGCTGGATGGCGCATCGGTTGCCACGTTTGTAGGTAAAACTAAAATCATCCGCTTGAGTTCCCCGGTGACACGTGTGGCCATTGGTGATCCGGATATTGCCGATTTTAAAGTGGTGTCACCCTCTGAGGTTTACGTGTTGGGTAAAGCGGTTGGTACTACGAGTTTGATGTTGTGGCAAAAGAACGGCAAAACCACCACGATTGATACCACTGTTGGGATTGATCTTGCCCCTTTAGCTAAAACGCTAGCCAAGCAATTGCCGAACGAAAAAGACATTGTCTTGAGTTCTGCTTCTGGCTCTGTGGTGCTTAGTGGTGCAATTTCTGACTCTGTGGCAGCAGATGTGGCAACGAGTTTGGCAGAAGCACATGTACGCAACTTAAATCGCTATCTCACCGGTGGGTTCAGAAACGGTGCCACTTCAACGGTGATGCCCAACGCGGAAAGAGCGATGGTGCAGGTGATTAACTTGATGAAAGTACGCGATCCACAACAAGTGATGCTTGAGGTGCGTGTGGCTGAAATCTCTAAGAAGCTGCTAGATAGACTAGGCGTTGGCATCGGGCAAAGCTCTGGCGATGTGCGCTGGAATGTGGTGTCTAATTTTGCCCCGATTAACGGTGCTCAGCAGTTAACAGGTGGCCTAGGTCTTTTTCAGAATTCAGGCACTAAGCTGAATATTGATGCAGAGCGGTCGGATACGCTGGTGAAAATTTTGGCCGAGCCAAATATTGTTGCGAGTAGTGGTCAAGAAGGTAGTTTCTTGGCGGGCGGTCGTATCTTTATTCCAGTGCCGCAATCAGCCAATAGTAATGCTGTGACTTTAGTCGAGCGTGAATATGGCGTGGGGCTTAAGTTTATTCCAACGGTGCTTGATGGTGGTCGTATCAACTTGAAAGTGTCGCCAGAAGTTTCTGAGTTATCCAACGTCACGATTACCGCGGGGGGTACGCAATATCCCACGTTTACCACGCGAAGTGTTTCAACCACAGTGCAACTTAAAAATGGCGAGCATTTGGTGATTGGTGGTTTGATGCGCAATAACATCAGTCAAAACGTCAAAGCATTTCCGGTGTTAGGTCAGTTGCCAATATTGGGGGTGCTGTTTCGCAGTACGGAATTTATTTCGGACAAAACGGAGTTGGTGATTATTGTGAGCCCAAGTTTGGTTAAAGGCACGACAACCACCCCGCAAGCCCCGACTGATCAATTTGTACCGCCAAGTCGCACAGATTTGTTTATAGGAGGCAAACTTGAAGGCAATCAATAA